A window of the Cynocephalus volans isolate mCynVol1 chromosome 10, mCynVol1.pri, whole genome shotgun sequence genome harbors these coding sequences:
- the RAI1 gene encoding retinoic acid-induced protein 1 produces MQSFRERCGFHGKQQNYQQTSQETSRLENYRQPSQAGLSCDRQRLLAKDYYSPQPYPGYEGGAGTPSSTAAAVAAEKYHRGSKALPSQQALQGRPAFPGYGVQDSSPYLGRYSSEDSLQAWGAPQPPPPQPQPLPGAVGKYDENLMKKAAMPPGRQYSEQGAQLPFRTHSLHLQQPPPPQQPLAYPKLQRQKLQNDIASPLPFPQGGHFPQHSQSFPTSSTYSSSGQGGGQGAHSYKSCTAPSAQPHDRPVAANASLAPGQRVQNLHAYQSGRLSYDQQQQQQQQQQQQQQQQALQSRHHAQETLHYQNLNKYQHYGQQGQGYCQPDTAVRTPEQYYQTFSPSSSHSPARSVGRSPSYSSTPSPLMPNLENFPYSQQSLSTGAFPAAITDHSHFMPLLNPSPTDATSSVDTQAGNCKPLQKDKIPENLLSDLSLQSLTALTSQVENISNTVQQLLLSKAAMPQKKGVKNFVSRTPEQHKSQHCSPEGSGYSAEPAGTPLSEPLSSTPQSTHAEPQEADYLSGSEDPLERSFLYCNQARGSPARVNSNSKAKPESVSTCSVTSPDDMSTKSDDSFQSLHSSLPLDSFSKFVAGERDCPRLLLSALAQEDLASEILGLQEAIGEKADKAWAEAPGLAKDASKPPFSLENHSACLDSVAKNAWPRPGEPEALPDSLQLDKGSSTKDFSPGLFEDPSVAFTTPDPKKTTGPLSFGTKPTLGAAAPDPTAAAFDCFPDTTTASSVDGANPFAWPEENLGDACPRWGLHPSELTKGLEQGGKASDGVSKGDAHEASACLGFQEEEPPGEKVAVMTGDFKQEEAGGVKEEAGGLLQCPEVGKADRWLEDSRHCCSAADFGDLPLLPSTSRKEDLEAEEEYSSLCELLGSPEQRPSIQDPLSPKAPLICTKEEVEEVLDPKAGWGSPCHLSGESVILLGPTVGAESKVQSWFESSLSHMKQGEEGPNGERAPGDSATLDTSLAQKLNKPAVPEAPLAKKEPVPRGKSLRSRRVHRGLPEAEDSPCRAPALPKDLLLPESCTGPPQGQMEGAGAPGRGASEGLPRMCTRSLTALSEPRTPGPPGLTTTPAPPDKLGGKQRAAFKSGKRVGKPSPKAASSPSNPAALPVASDSSPMGSKTKETDSPSTPGKDQRSMILRSRTKTQEILHSKRRRPSESRLPNCRATKKLLANNHLPATFKVSGSPQKESRVGQRARVPKPGAGGKLSDRPLHALKRKSAFMAPVPTKKRSLVLRSGGGSNASGSGGDGKEEQAEGSPTLFKRMSSPKKAKPAKGNGEPTTKPPLSETPDTCIKLTSRAAFQGTMKTKVLPPRKGRGLKLEAIVQKITSPSLKKFACKAPGASPAHPVSPALPEKDRGLKSAGGSPVGAEGGLLNVGTGQLGADPLCRNLTNRSLKGKLMNSKKLSSADCFKTEAFISPEALQPGGAALAPKKRSRKGRAGALGLPKGPLEKRPHLGPALLLTPRDRVSSTQGGGEDISGGGGKKPKTEELGLASQPPEGRPCQPQTRAQKQPGHANYSSYSKRKRLTRGRAKNTTSSPCKGRAKRRRQQQLLPLDPAEPEIRLKYISSCKRLRADSRTPAFSPFVRVEKRDAFTTVCTVVNSLGDEPKPHRRPFSSSSSSSSSSSFSLDAAGASLATLPGGSILQPRPSLPLSSTMHLGPVVSKALSTSCLVCCLCQNPANFKDLGDLCGPYYPEHCLPKKKPKLKEKVQLESTCEEASLPLERTLKGLECAAAAVTAAGKPTRPDGPADPAKQGSLRTSARGLSRRLQSCYCCDGRGDGGEETAPADRSRRHECSKEAPAEPGGDTQEHWVHEACAVWTSGVYLVAGKLFGLQEAMKVAMDMTCSSCQEAGATIGCSHKGCTLTYHYPCASDAGCVFIEENFSLKCPKHKRLPL; encoded by the exons ATGCAGTCTTTTCGAGAAAGGTGTGGTTTCCATGGCAAACAACAGAACTACCAGCAGACCTCACAGGAAACATCACGCCTGGAGAATTACAGGCAGCCGAGTCAGGCTGGGCTGAGCTGCGACCGGCAGCGGCTGCTGGCCAAGGACTATTACAGCCCGCAGCCTTACCCGGGCTACGAGGGCGGTGCGGGCACGCCCTCCAGCACAGCCGCTGCTGTGGCCGCAGAGAAGTACCACCGAGGCAGCAAAGCCCTGCCCTCGCAGCAGGCCCTGCAGGGGAGGCCAGCTTTCCCGGGCTACGGCGTCCAGGACAGCAGCCCTTACCTGGGCCGCTACTCCAGTGAGGACAGCCTGCAGGCCTGGGGGGCCCCTCAGCCTCCGCCCCCACAGCCACAGCCCCTGCCAGGGGCGGTGGGCAAGTATGACGAGAACTTGATGAAGAAGGCGGCAATGCCCCCTGGAAGGCAGTACTCGGAGCAGGGTGCCCAGCTGCCCTTTCGGACTCACTCCCTGCACCTCCAGCAGCCCCCACCACCTCAGCAGCCCCTGGCATACCCCAAACTCCAAAGGCAGAAACTGCAGAATGACATCGCatcccctctgcctttcccccaGGGTGGCCACTTCCCGCAACATTCCCagtccttccccacctcctccacctACTCCTCATCCGGCCAGGGTGGTGGGCAGGGTGCCCACTCCTATAAGAGTTGCACGGCACCGTCTGCCCAACCCCATGACAGGCCAGTGGCCGCCAACGCCAGCCTGGCCCCGGGACAGCGGGTCCAGAACCTTCATGCCTACCAGTCAGGCCGCCTCAGCTatgaccagcagcagcagcagcagcagcagcagcagcagcagcaacaacaacaagcCCTTCAGAGCCGGCACCATGCCCAGGAAACCCTCCATTACCAAAACCTCAACAAGTATCAACACTACGGGCAGCAAGGCCAGGGCTACTGCCAGCCAGACACAGCCGTCAGGACTCCGGAGCAGTACTACCAGACCTTCAGCCCAAGCTCCAGCCACTCACCTGCACGCTCCGTGGGCCGCTCGCCCTCCTACAGCTCCACCCCGTCGCCGCTGATGCCAAACCTGGAGAACTTTCCCTACAGCCAGCAGTCACTCAGCACTGGGGCCTTCCCTGCAGCGATCACCGACCACAGCCACTTCATGCCTCTGCTCAACCCCTCCCCGACGGATGCCACCAGTTCCGTGGACACCCAGGCTGGCAACTGCAAGCCCCTGCAGAAGGACAAGATTCCTGAGAACCTGCTGTCAGATCTCAGCCTGCAGAGCCTCACGGCACTGACCTCACAGGTGGAGAACATCTCCAACACCGTCCAGCAGCTGCTGCTCTCCAAGGCGGCCATGCCGCAGAAGAAAGGGGTCAAGAACTTCGTGTCCAGGACCCCAGAGCAGCACAAAAGCCAGCACTGCAGCCCCGAAGGCAGTGGCTACTCAGCGGAGCCAGCAGGTACACCGCTGTCGGAGCCTCTGAGCAGCACGCCGCAGTCGACCCACGCCGAGCCACAGGAGGCCGACTACCTGAGCGGCTCCGAGGACCCACTGGAGCGCAGCTTCCTCTATTGCAACCAGGCCCGTGGCAGCCCCGCCAGAGTCAATAGCAACTCAAAAGCCAAGCCCGAGTCTGTGTCCACCTGTTCTGTGACCTCACCCGACGACATGTCCACCAAATCTGACGACTCCTTCCAGAGCCTGCACAGCAGTCTGCCACTTGACAGCTTCTCCAAGTTCGTGGCAGGCGAGCGGGACTGCCCACGGCTGCTCCTCAGTGCCCTGGCACAGGAGGACCTGGCCTCTGAGATCCTGGGGCTGCAGGAAGCCATCGGCGAGAAGGCCGACAAGGCCTGGGCCGAGGCACCCGGCCTAGCCAAGGATGCCAGCAAGCCGCCCTTCTCTCTGGAGAACCACAGCGCCTGCCTGGACTCTGTGGCCAAGAATGCATGGCCACGGCCCGGGGAGCCAGAGGCCCTGCCAGACTCCTTGCAGCTGGACAAGGGCAGCAGCACCAAGGACTTCAGCCCAGGGCTGTTCGAAGACCCTTCGGTGGCCTTCACCACTCCTGACCCCAAGAAGACAACTGGTCCCCTCTCCTTTGGCACCAAGCCCACACTTGGAGCTGCTGCTCCAGACCCCACTGCAGCAGCTTTTGACTGCTTCCCGGACACTACCACTGCCAGCTCAGTGGACGGTGCCAACCCCTTTGCCTGGCCAGAGGAAAACTTGGGGGATGCTTGTCCCCGGTGGGGACTGCACCCCAGTGAGCTCACCAAGGGTCTGGAGCAGGGCGGGAAGGCCTCGGATGGTGTCAGCAAAGGGGACGCCCATGAGGCGTCAGCCTGCCTGGGCTTTCAGGAGGAGGAGCCCCCTGGGGAGAAAGTGGCCGTGATGACCGGGGACTTCAAGCAGGAAGAGGCGGGTGGGGTGAAGGAGGAGGCGGGTGGGCTGCTGCAGTGCCCAGAGGTGGGCAAGGCCGACCGGTGGCTAGAGGACAGTCGGCACTGCTGCTCTGCTGCCGATTTTGGGGACCTCCCGTTGCTGCCGTCCACCAGCAGGAAAGAGGACCTGGAGGCCGAGGAGGAGTACTCCTCCCTATGTGAGCTCCTGGGTAGCCCTGAGCAGAGGCCCAGCATACAGGACCCGCTGTCACCAAAGGCCCCACTCATCTGCACGAAGGAGGAGGTAGAAGAGGTGCTGGACCCCAAGGCCGGCTGGGGCTCCCCATGCCACCTCTCTGGGGAGTCTGTCATCTTGCTGGGCCCTACCGTGGGTGCCGAGTCAAAGGTCCAGAGTTGGTTTGAGTCCTCCCTGTCCCACATGAAGCAAGGGGAAGAAGGCCCCAATGGGGAGAGGGCTCCAGGGGATTCTGCCACCTTGGACACTTCCTTGGCCCAGAAGCTGAACAAGCCCGCTGTGCCTGAGGCACCCCTCGCTAAGAAAGAGCCCGTGCCACGGGGCAAAAGTTTGCGGAGCCGGCGGGTGCACCGGGGGCTGCCTGAGGCTGAGGACTCCCCGTGCAGGGCACCAGCGTTGCCCAAAGACCTCTTGCTCCCCGAATCCTGCACTGGGCCCCCACAAGGACAGATGGAGGGGGCCGGGGCCCCTGGCCGGGGGGCCTCGGAAGGGCTCCCCAGGATGTGTACCCGCTCCCTCACGGCCCTGAGCGAGCCCCGCACACCCGGGCCCCCAGGCCTGaccaccacccctgcccccccaGACAAACTCGGGGGCAAGCAGCGGGCCGCCTTCAAGTCTGGCAAGCGGGTGGGGAAGCCCTCACCCAAGGCTGCATCCAGCCCCAGCAATCCGGCTGCCCTACCGGTGGCCTCTGACAGCAGCCCCATGGGCTCCAAGACCAAGGAGACAGACTCCCCCAGCACACCTGGCAAGGACCAGCGCTCTATGATCCTTCGGTCCCGCACCAAAACCCAGGAGATCCTCCACTCCAAGCGGCGGCGGCCATCAGAGAGCCGGCTCCCCAACTGCCGCGCCACCAAGAAGCTCCTTGCCAACAACCACCTGCCCGCCACCTTCAAGGTCTCTGGCAGCCCCCAGAAGGAGAGCAGGGTGGGCCAGCGGGCGAGGGTCCCCAAGCCCGGTGCAGGTGGCAAGCTCTCTGATCGGCCCCTTCATGCGCTCAAGAGGAAGTCGGCCTTCATGGCGCCCGTCCCCACCAAGAAGCGGAGCCTGGTCCTGCGGAGCGGTGGCGGCAGCAATGCCAGTGGCAGTGGGGGGGATGGGAAGGAGGAGCAGGCCGAGGGCTCCCCCACCCTCTTCAAGAGGATGTCTTCTCCCAAGAAAGCCAAGCCCGCCAAGGGCAATGGCGAGCCCACCACAAAGCCCCCGCTCTCAGAGACCCCTGACACCTGCATCAAGCTCACCTCCCGGGCAGCCTTCCAGGGGACCATGAAGACCAAGGTGCTGCCGCCCCGGAAGGGCCGCGGCCTGAAGCTGGAAGCCATCGTGCAGAAGATCACCTCGCCCAGCCTGAAGAAGTTCGCGTGCAAAGCGCCAGGGGCCTCCCCTGCTCATCCTGTCAGCCCAGCCCTCCCTGAGAAGGACCGTGGGCTCAAGAGTGCTGGGGGCAGCCCCGTGGGGGCAGAAGGAGGTCTGCTAAATGTGGGCACTGGGCAGTTGGGGGCCGACCCGTTATGCAGAAATCTGACGAACAGATCCTTAAAAGGCAAGCTCATGAACAGTAAGAAACTGTCCTCAGCTGACTGTTTCAAAACTGAGGCCTTCATATCCCCAGAGGCCCTGCAGCCTGGAGGGGCCGCCCTGGCGCCTAAGAAGAGAAGCCGGAAAGGCAGGGCTGGAGCCCTCGGACTCCCCAAAGGCCCTCTGGAGAAGCGACCCCATCTTGGCCCAGCTCTGCTCCTGACTCCCCGAGACAGGGTCAGCAGCACACAGGGGGGTGGTGAGGACATCTCTGGTGGAGGAGGCAAGAAGCCAAAGACGGAGGAGCTGGGCCTGGCCTCCCAGCCCCCAGAGGGCCGGCCCTGCCAGCCGCAGACAAGGGCGCAGAAGCAGCCAGGCCATGCCAACTACAGCAGCTATTCCAAGCGGAAGCGCCTCACTAGGGGCCGGGCCAAGAATACCACCTCTTCGCCCTGTAAGGGGCGTGCCAAGCGGCGCcggcagcagcagctgctgcccCTGGATCCCGCAGAGCCTGAAATCCGCCTCAAGTACATTTCCTCTTGTAAGCGGCTGAGGGCAGACAGCCGGACCCCCGCCTTCTCGCCCTTCGTGCGGGTGGAAAAGCGAGATGCGTTCACCACCGTATGCACTGTCGTCAACTCCCTTGGGGATGAACCCAAGCCCCACAGGAggcctttctcctcctcctcctcttcctcatcctcatcctcctTCTCCTTGGATGCAGCCGGGGCCTCCCTGGCCACGCTCCCTGGGGGCTCCATCCTGCAGCCGCGGCCCTCTCTGCCCCTCTCCTCCACAATGCACTTGGGGCCTGTGGTTTCCAAGGCCCTGAGTACCTCTTGCCTTGTTTGCTGCCTCTGCCAAAATCCGGCCAACTTCAAGGACCTCGGGGACCTCTGTGGGCCCTACTACCCTGAACACTGTCTCCCCAAAAAGAAGCCAAAACTCAAGGAGAAAGTGCAGCTGGAAAGCACCTGCGAAGAGGCTTCACTGCCCCTCGAGAGAACACTCAAAGGCCTCGAGTGTGCAGCTGCTGCCGTCACTGCCGCTGGGAAGCCCACCAGGCCTGACGGTCCAGCCGACCCGGCCAAGCAGGGCTCACTGCGCACCAGTGCCCGGGGCCTGTCGCGGCGGCTGCAGAGTTGCTACTGCTGTGACGGCCGGGGGGACGGTGGAGAGGAGACAGCCCCAGCCGACAGGAGCCGCAGGCACGAGTGCAGCAAGGAGGCCCCAGCAGAGCCTGGTGGGGACACCCAGGAGCACTGGGTGCATGAGGCCTGTGCGGTGTGGACCAGCGGGGTCTACCTGGTGGCCGGGAAGCTCTTTGGGCTGCAGGAGGCCATGAAGGTGGCCATGGACATG ACATGTTCCAGCTGCCAAGAAGCCGGGGCCACCATCGGGTGCAGCCACAAAGGATGCACCCTCACTTACCATTACCCATGTGCCAGCGACGCAG GTTGCGTATTCATCGAAGAGAACTTTTCTTTGAAATGTCCCAAACATAAG AGGCTGCCGTTGTAA